The window TGCTCTTTTgaaaataacatacatttaataaatttactGTAGGCTATCATCCAACCGGAGGAAATGGAGATGGAGTGTCTCAAGCATTGGATGAGGGACTGGAAATATCCAACTTGTCTGTTATGCATCTATGGGTTCTTCAGCACAGTAAGGCCTTTAGAACCATTTCTCATCCCGTTCCTAACTGGACCAGACAAGAACCTAACCACTGAGCAGGTATAGTAACCTTTAACACGCTAAcatctactatatatatatatatatatatatatatatatatatatatatatatatatatatatatatatatatatatatatatatatatatatatatatatatatatatatatattttaggttttTTTGCCTATACATTTTTTCTATATATTGTGAGTTAgatttttgctaaaaaatattatactgttATAAAATATACAGAGGATAGATActatttcaacatttatatttGGCAAGTCGACAAGGCACTTTAAATAGCAACATCAATGTGGCatactacaataaataaatgaatttgaatgtatatattattagttattttataatattatttacatgttattgtttatacaatatgcatatatatattttctcattcTTTAGTAAATTAGAACTAATATATTAAAAGTTACAGCAGTGTGACATGCtatatttaatctaaaaataatataattttgttatttataatattttattattcagatgttaattttttttttttttagtaaatatgGTAAGAAATTGTCTATATGCAGTTTTAGCATTAATCAGTTGTTGTGATATAGTTACTGATCAGAGCTAGTTAGTAACTGATTACGTGTAATCTGATTCCAAAAATCAAGTACAGTTCAACAACTTTATTGTCCTTTATTGTCCTAAGATTATAGTGCAACTCCATTTAGtgcacttaaaacacacacacacacacattaaaaacacaataGGACATGACATAagttacagaaagaaaaaaaaaaggtttaaaaatatcaaaaagtagCATCATAgccataaataataaattgttggATTATTTAGTGTTTTATGGCTCATGGAAAGAAACTGTCCCTGACAGAGGTTTCGAGTTTTAATCGATCTGAAGAGCCTACCTAAGGGCAACAGATCAAATACTGTAGGTGGTGGGCTGGGTGGGAGGAGTCTGACATAATGGACCTAACCCTCTTTAGGCACTGGGAGCTGTAGATCTCCTCTAGGGAGGGCAGAGGACAACTGATTATATTTTGTGGAGAGTTATCTGCAAacttcatcattttatttttgtgatgggtTTAGAAGACACATTCATAAGTATAGAGAGCATACAGGAGCGGACTCAGCACAGAGCCTTGGGGTGATCCTGTGCTGAGTGTAAGAGAGGAGGATACATGAGAACCAAATTTCATAGTTTGTAGTCTATTGATTAAGAAGTCCTTTATCCAAGCACAAGTAGAAGGAGGGAGCTGCAGGTTCAGTAATTTATTTATCAGGATATCAGGAATGATAGAGTTAAAGGCTGAGCTATAATCTATGAAAAGCAGCCTTACATAATTTCCTGCATGCTCTAGATGATTAAGTGCATTGTGGAGGGCGATGACAATGGCACCCTCAGTGGTTTGCTCTGTAGACAAACTGATAGGATCAAATGATGGAGGAAATTACCCTCAATCCTTTGTTTGTATGACTTAATTGCAGCTTTAATGCCCCTCTTCAAATTTGCTTGGGCCATGCAATACTGTACTCTATCCCCAGCTCTATATGCAATGTTACGGTCATGTATGAGAGTTCAGAATTCTCTCGTCATCCATGGTTTTTGGTTTGGGAACATCTGAAGATGTTTTTTAACAGTGACGTTCTCAGTACAATATGAGATGTATCCCAGAACAGCATGTGTATATTCTCCCAGGTcttgattttcaaaaacactccaCTCTCTCTGTCCAAGTGCTGATCAGTCTTCTGATGGGCTTTGTTTGTCTTCCACGAGGGGTGTACACTGGCATGGTGCAGTGACAGATGGTCTAACTGACCTACATGTGGTTGTGGCAATGCCCTCTATGCTTGCTTAATATTGCAATATACATGATCTAATAGGCTATGCTCTTCTCTCTGATGGCACGCTTCACATGTGAAATTTGGAAGAACAGTCTTTAGGCATGCCTGGTTAAATTCACCAGCTATTATGTGCACCCCATCAGGATGAGCCTGTTGCTGTATGCTTAAGTACTCGTAATATTACTTGAGTATATTAAATCATATAATGTTCATAATCAGattacaattactttttttaagagTTACatgattattacatattattcacacaatggcagtaaatCACGCATTATTTAGCAATTCTccctaattcttttttttttctctattttcctTTCTAAAAATCCTACTGTGTGTCATACCATTTGGATTTGAGTATATTCACAATATATAATGGCCATATTAAAATTATTCCTAGCCATGCTTTTGAATTTGGGGGAGACAGCACCTCTCAAATTAGACCATGTATGAAACAAAGGGATTGTCAgccattttttatgatttagttaATTATTAGCTTTCTATCAACTCAAAAACCTACTGCAGTTCTTTCATTAAGCATAGTTTGGGAAACCCTAATGCATCTTATAACGttgatttaaaaactttaatatattttctttctctttgctttttatataaatatggtgTTAAatggtatgtaaaaaaaaaaatctataaaaagtaatctaaaaagtaGTCAGAATACATTGTTATTAACAGTTTTCATCAGGGGCATCATGATTTGTTTAGGGGGCATGTGCACAAATGCAAAACACCTTTATAAATGGTTTGATCTATTATTTGTGATGGGCAAAGTAGACTAATactgtaatctattaactacacataaaattattttttttacttaagtcccagatatgggtgtcatgccataaaatatatCACTTTGAATGGCCATGACACCTCTGGTTTTCATAATCTAATTTATATTTAGTCATGAACatcaatttgtaagtaatctacccagctctgttaCTAATATTGATCTGTGCAATaaatctctgtttttttttttttaccaaaggtAACCAATCAGATATTCCCGGTGTGGACGTACTCGTACCTGGCAGTGCTGGTTCCCGTCTTCCTTTTAACAGAGTGGCTACGTTACAAACCTGTGGTGGTCTTCCAGTGTTTAGTCCTGTTCTCCACCATGGCGATGTTGCTGTGGTGTAATGGTGTACCAGAGATGCAGGCCATACAGTTCACGAGCGGATTGGTGACGTCGTGCGACGTTGCTTACTTCACGTACCTCTACAGTGTGGTGGAGTTGAAGCACTACCTGAAAGCCACCTCATTCTGCCGGACGGCCCAGCTGCTGGGCAACACTGCTGGTTCAGTGTTGGGCCAGATCCTAGTCTCTTTTGAACTGATGTCCTATAACTACATTCTAGTGTTTACACTGGTTCTCACTGCCATTGCACTGATCACCTCCATTCTTCTCCCAATGCCCAAGACAAGTATGTTCTTCCACCAAAGGAGGAGTGGTAGTGGAGAGACTGATGGTGAAGGGGATGCGGGGACAGAGGAGGAACTTCAGAATGATGGCCAAAAAGATGGCATAGAGTTGAATGGATCCAAACAACTGCAGCCAATACCGGAAGGTTCTGGTAATTGTggtaaaaaaagtgcaaaaaattcCAGGTCAGGTAGGACTAATGAGTTAAACCTATCATATTAGTAAAATCACATGGTTAAATAATAAGTGCTGCAGTAATGAGTCCTAACCCAACTAAAATAAGTGCTATTTGCACTTCTGTCTCCATCGTcccaaagtatgtttttttttttttttttttttttttactttttggttaAATGTCTGAAATAAGGTCTCTGATTAAGATATTTTGCCctacttgtgattttttttaaagcatttatgcCATGAAAAAGTGGTtgctaataagcagctaaatTAGGTTGTCAGTGGATAAAAAGATACAAGGAAAATTCCTTCTCAGTATTCTGCTTTTACAGTCTAAGAACTTAAAGGTttactccaccctaaaattaaaattttatcattaatcacttacctccatgttgTACCAAATccataaaagcttaatttgtcttcagaacacaattgaaggtattttgaatgaaaaccggGAGGTTTGTGACTGTATCACAGACTGCAAAGTAAAATACACtgccaaggtccagaaaagtatgagaAGTATCTTCAGAAAACTCCTTCGGCtaccagtggttcaaccgtaacgttaagAAGCAGTGATGaagaaaagtataaaaagcatcgtcagaatcgTACAGTTGAACCACTAGATGGGCTATTCTGACCatgctttttatacttttctggaccttgacaaaAAGTGGATCAATAACTAAAATGTGCATTTTCTTCCATGTTTAAAGTCGCAATGAAATGGAAGTACGGTAAGCTGATTCCTAGAAAATCTAAATGGGGTGCAATTCTGTTGTCCACATGATATCCCAGGTGGCTGTGGTGATGTTCTGCTCCGATTGTGGTGGGACTTCCTGCAGTGTTTCTCCTCAAATAAACTGCTTGTCTGGTCAGCGTGGTGGGCGCTAGCTACCGGTGGCTACTACCAGATAATAAACTACGTCCAGCTGCTGTGGGAGTACGTGGAGCCGTCTAGTAACTTCACGGTCTACAATGGAGGAGTGGAGGCCCTCTCAAACCTGTTAGGTGAGTAGACAGGACACTTATTTACTATGAACTCAGTTAAATCTAGAAATTATGCCCAATATAGATCTTAGTCAGTGTAgaaccatattttattttagacagtAATGAAAACAAGGCTTTGAGGGATAGAAGTGCAGTGTGTTAAATAGATTGCACTTATGTTTTAACAGACTGTTCAGCTTAAAGTTTctagaaaataaaaagatttcaGTAGACAAAAACTGCATCAATCAGTTTTGAAAATTGTGTGTTGTGAAAAGAATGTGATCTAGGACATTAATACAGTGCGTACCACTGTAAAGAGTAATTAAGTCTATGTATCACAGccttgttttctttctttgttaaatgagtgagtgagtgaatgagtgagtgaagtgacattcagccaagtatggtgacccatactcagaatttgtgctctgcatttaacccatccgaaatgcgcacacacagagcagtgaacacacacacacacacacacacactgtgagcacaaacccggagcagtgggcagccatttatgctgcggcgcccggggagcagttgggggttcgatgccttgctcaagggcacctaagtcatggtattgaaggtggagagagagctgttcatgcactccccccacccacaattccgtccggccagagactagaactcacaacccttcgattgggagtccaaccctctaaccattaggccacgacttcccctttaaATGGCGTCTAACCTAACTTTAAGATCCATCTTGGCATCCGAAATCAACACAACTATACAGAATGTGAAAAACAGTAGGCCAAAAGAGCAGGCCTAGGATGTCTGAATACACAGTAGGTGAAAAGTACCCACATTTGTGCATTTAATGGACattttactatcccatgaggccatgggagaGGATTTGTGATTGGCAGTAAAGAGACACACTGAAGGTCACATGACCATATCAACATGGCAGATGTAGTACTTTCAAATTTCATTCACACTACACTGAAAAGAACTTCCAAGATTTACTTGTTAAGTAGATTTTACTGTTCTAATATCAATTACAACTTATTATCAAGTAAAATCTAGCATACTTACTACTGAACTTAACActcacaaataaattaaatgtaataccaCTCCAGTTAAGTAAATATGACTAAATTGAAACTACAGGGCTTTAGAGTGTATTTGAATGTTTCTCACTGGACATGACTGCACCACAGGTGCCGCGGCGGCGTATGGCATCAGTTTTTCATCTGTTGACTGGTCTCGCTGGGGTGAGGTGGCTCTGGGCACGCTCTCGGCGCTGGAAGGTGGCGCACTCTTCGCAATGGTCTTCAGCGCCAACATCTGGGTCTGCTACTGTGGCTACATCATCTTTAAGAGCCTCTACATGTTGCTCATCACCATCGCCATGCAAGTCCTGTTCAAAATACGTGACTTCTTTTAAACTCCTGCTCAGATTATATTTATTAGAAATCAAGTTAGATGTTATCATCTAACAGACAGACTTTTTGCTGAATATAACCTATCCCTGCTTCAAATTAATTGCATAATTACATGATAAACATTCATGAAAGTGTACATTACCTTATCTGACCCCTTGCTGGTTTCATCTTAATTGGTGGTAAAGATTTTGGACCTGTAATGCTAAGTCCAAATTCCGAGACCTGTTGTTTTAAGTTGCGTCAATGCAAAGCATGGCGAAGTTTATAAAGAGTAGATGCTATAAATAAATGTGCACATTGCATAggttaagaaaaatatttttgcttgaaatagcttaaaataaaatagcattgacCGAAATCAAATTATTTCATCTAGctgcaaaggcaacattttttcttttaaaactaaaatatatataccaaatctatacagtatgtatattaattcctactaatatatatatattccgatTCTTTGTCAGGAATCATTTtccaggacatttttaatttaattatggtGGCCATAAAAGACAAGTATCATGCCCTAAAGTTATTAATTCCCTCTCTTCAGATATCTTTAAAAGAGATACAGTTTGGCCATGACTTAAATATAAAATCAGCTCTTTGATATTAGCTCTTAATTATACATTAACCAATTTTAGTGCCACAGCAAAAAAGAACTTAGTTtttgtaaatttacatttaacagacacagttatccaaagcgacttagtaatgataatattaaagaaaacaatattttaaaacattagcatGTATCCTCCAAATATTTTTGATTGACTGAATCAATTCTGTTCATATTTTTTACAAGCAAATGGGACgattgttattaatataaatatatatatatattatttttttttttcttactttaagCAAGAGACAagatagaataaaaatattagtaCATGAACTAGATTTATTTGCTCTATTACAGGCCAAACTTGCCTTTATCTGTAGCCGTTTGAAATAAGCGCCAAACAAAGATCTTAGATGAgcattttttgattaaataaactagattaaatcatttcaaaactAAAACATATTGGTCTGTCttcagctttgtgaaattatactacataaaacatccgcacaaaacaaaaacagcagataaGCTGAATGTAAATGCAagttcactctctgacagcaggtggcacttctGGAAACAAAACAGCGCTGCACTTATTGTAAACACTACTTTAATCAGTGTTTCCAGACTTGGTgatttaaaaatagaataaaaattgtAATAGTGTCTTTTATATTATCTATGATACTAAAATTTTCTTACTTTTCAAGACATTCCCAGGCCTGgaaattacaattaaatcaatttcctaatatataaacattttcattaactGCATTACTCAACACAGGGTCCCCAGACCTAATGAATTTCCATGATTTTTCCAGTTGATCATCCTTCCAGATTAAGGGgcttaaatattcatttaaagagATTTGCACAAAACAACTTTAGCCATTGGCATCTTTTAGAATGGAGCACAActagaaaaatatattatagatcattttattaattacaataacttTTCCAGGCATGGAAATCACAATTTCCTGACATTTAATAAAGCAGCAGAAAGAAAAATACATCTGCGTTAATATCATCTCTCcaatgagtgaatgaatgcacGAGTACATCTATGCCCTTGTTTCACAGGTTCCAGATAGCAGCTGGGTTGAACATGGAGCGCTACGCCCTTGTGTTCGGAGCCAACACCTTCTGTGCGCTGCTCCTCCAGACAATCATCACCTCAGTGGTGGTGGATAGCAGTGGGCTTGGGCTGGATATTGTCACACAGGTGAGGTTACCTGACATCTTCCATATAGGTCAAAATTATCTTCTACAGTAATCACCAGCACGACACACATGCTAAATTTGTATTGGATCCAGAACATGTATTTAGACTGTTTTTGTTACTTGTCTTCCAGTTTATCGTCTACGGAGCATATTTTTCTATTATTGCACTCATTTTCTTCTTGAGGGGTTTGTATACCACTATGTGCCGAAAACCTGAGACTGAAACGCCGTGAGAAAATCCAGAAGAAGCTTTTAAGGCAGAAGATGATGCACAAATCATCACTGGAACAAAGTTTTGAACACAAGGAACAGGAATTTTAAGCCATCACATTTGATTTACATAaaattcattgtttttatatatatatatatatatatatatatacagtattgttcaaaataatagcagtacaatgtgactaaccagaataatcaaggtttttagtatattttttattgctacgtggcaaacaagttaccagtaggttcagtagattgtcagaaaacaaacaagacccaacattcatgatatgcacgctcttaaggctgtgcaattgggcaattagttgaaaggggtgtgttcaaaaaaatagcagtgtctacctttgactgtacaaactcaaaactattttgtacaaacattttttgtttctgggatttagcaatcctgtgaatcactaaactaatatttagttgtatgaccacagttttttaaaactgcttgacatctgtgtggcatggagtcaaccaacttgtggcacctctcagctgttattccactccatgattctttaacaacattccacaattcattcacatttcttggttttgcttcagaaacagcatttttgatatcaccccacaagttctcaattggattaaggtctggagattgggctggccactccataacattaattttgttggtttggaaccaagactttgcccgtttactagtgtgttttgggtcattgtcttgttgaaacaaccatttcaagggcatgtcctcttcagcatagggcaacatgacctcttcaagtattttaacatatgcaaactgatccatgatccctggtatgcgataaataggcccaacaccatagtaggagaaacatgcccatatcatgatgcttgcacctccatgcttcactgtcttcactgtgtactgtggcttgaattcagagtttgggggtcgtctcacaaactgcctgtggcccttggacccaaaaagaacaattttactctcatcagtccacaaaatgttcctccatttctctttaggccagttgatgtgttttttggcaaattgtaacctcttctgcacatgccttttttttaacagagggactttgcgggggatccttgaaaatagattagcttcacacagacgtcttctaactgtcacagtacttacaggtaactccagactgtctttgatcatcctggaggtgatcattggctgagcctttgccattctggttattcttctatccattttgatggttgtcttccgttttcttccacgtctctctggttttgctctccattttaaggcattggagatcattttagctgaacagcctatcattttttgcacctctttataggttttcccctctctaatcaactttttaatcaaagtacgctgttcttctgaacaatgtcttgaacgacccattttcctcagctttcaaatgcatgttcaacaagtgttggcttcatccttaaataggggccacctgattcacacctgtttcttcacaaaattgatgacctcagtgattgaatgccacactgctatttttttgaacacacccctttcaactaattcaactaattgcccaattgcacagccttaagagcgtgcatatcatgaatgctgggtctcatttgttttctgaaaatctactgaacctactggtaacttgtttgccaagtagcaataaaaaaatatacgaaaaaccttgattattctggttagtcacattgtactgctattattttgaacaaaactgtataaacacacacacatacacattaactTAAGATTTTTGTAACATAAGTGGTCTTGAGTCGGAGTCTCATGAGTTCAAGAGTGGTTGACATTCAAAAAGAGTCTTTTAGTTTAAACTCCTCTTAACACAAAAAATGTTTTCGTCTTATTCTCACAAACTCCAAAAGCACTAAATGTGACACTATGATGTAAAAAATGGATTCCACATTCTTGCTTAATGTTATTCACAGCATGATGGACGTCAGCGCCTTAtatgcagcatgtgtgtgtacacatgTATGAGTGTTAAAGATACAAATACTGATATGCACAAAGACCTACAAATTTGCAATTTCTATGAAAGAATTCTGTACAGAATTGCAGCATTAACATGAACAGGAGGTTTGCAATAACTTGGTAATCCACCACGTCATGCAGATGATTTCCAGGTCAGGCCAGTTCACAGGAATGACAAAAGGAGCATggttaaaaagaataataataataatgaaaaaaaagctCCTTTTCTCCAAACAATTCTGCAACATGTTTTGGTTTCTTTTACTATGGATGTGCCATAGACAGGATCATGTATCTATTCCATTGTTGTTTTTTCAGTCTTCTGctcttaaaatacaataaaaatgtatttaggaaattgatgtttcttttttttaaagctactTGAGAAACAAAACAGTGCAAGAGGTGCGAACAAGTCGCAGGTCGCCCACCGGAGCGCTATAAGAAGGGGTTTGAGGATGATCCTCCTGC is drawn from Carassius auratus strain Wakin chromosome 40, ASM336829v1, whole genome shotgun sequence and contains these coding sequences:
- the LOC113058628 gene encoding thiamine transporter 2-like isoform X1, translating into MVIISRQEQYFNENISHTPDKAIIQPEEMEMECLKHWMRDWKYPTCLLCIYGFFSTVRPLEPFLIPFLTGPDKNLTTEQVTNQIFPVWTYSYLAVLVPVFLLTEWLRYKPVVVFQCLVLFSTMAMLLWCNGVPEMQAIQFTSGLVTSCDVAYFTYLYSVVELKHYLKATSFCRTAQLLGNTAGSVLGQILVSFELMSYNYILVFTLVLTAIALITSILLPMPKTSMFFHQRRSGSGETDGEGDAGTEEELQNDGQKDGIELNGSKQLQPIPEGSGNCGKKSAKNSRSGGCGDVLLRLWWDFLQCFSSNKLLVWSAWWALATGGYYQIINYVQLLWEYVEPSSNFTVYNGGVEALSNLLGAAAAYGISFSSVDWSRWGEVALGTLSALEGGALFAMVFSANIWVCYCGYIIFKSLYMLLITIAMQVLFKIRDFF
- the LOC113058628 gene encoding thiamine transporter 2-like isoform X2, encoding MVIISRQEQYFNENISHTPDKAIIQPEEMEMECLKHWMRDWKYPTCLLCIYGFFSTVRPLEPFLIPFLTGPDKNLTTEQVTNQIFPVWTYSYLAVLVPVFLLTEWLRYKPVVVFQCLVLFSTMAMLLWCNGVPEMQAIQFTSGLVTSCDVAYFTYLYSVVELKHYLKATSFCRTAQLLGNTAGSVLGQILVSFELMSYNYILVFTLVLTAIALITSILLPMPKTSMFFHQRRSGSGETDGEGDAGTEEELQNDGQKDGIELNGSKQLQPIPEGSGGCGDVLLRLWWDFLQCFSSNKLLVWSAWWALATGGYYQIINYVQLLWEYVEPSSNFTVYNGGVEALSNLLGAAAAYGISFSSVDWSRWGEVALGTLSALEGGALFAMVFSANIWVCYCGYIIFKSLYMLLITIAMQVLFKIRDFF